In Xenorhabdus nematophila ATCC 19061, one DNA window encodes the following:
- a CDS encoding lysozyme inhibitor LprI family protein — MKYLWLMLFLLSPFSFAASFNCAKAQLPDEKAICSSPKLNDLDVEMSVKYHFLRGLFAMGVSGEMYDNQTAWLKQRKKCKGDTACLLQSYHQRIKQLDTLYDSIEKPI; from the coding sequence ATGAAATATCTCTGGCTTATGTTATTTCTTCTGTCTCCATTCAGTTTTGCGGCCAGCTTTAATTGTGCAAAAGCCCAGTTACCGGATGAAAAAGCCATTTGTTCCAGCCCAAAGCTAAATGATCTCGATGTAGAAATGAGTGTGAAATATCACTTTTTGCGCGGGTTATTTGCTATGGGTGTCTCAGGCGAAATGTATGATAACCAAACAGCATGGCTGAAACAGCGAAAGAAGTGCAAAGGCGATACGGCTTGTCTGCTGCAAAGTTACCATCAACGTATTAAACAGCTTGATACCTTATATGATTCTATAGAGAAACCGATTTAA
- a CDS encoding IS6 family transposase, giving the protein MSLIRNAFKRLHYPTDIMAQCVRGYLAYALSLRNLEEMMAERGIEVDHSTWHRWVTRLVPLLDNAFRRHKRPVGRRWRMDETYINIKGQWKYLYRAVDTGGQTIDFLLTANRDAAAARRFFRRAIRHHGEPERVTIDKSSANTAAREALNRGKPEEEAIVVRQNKYLNNLIEQDHRNIKRRIRSMLGFKSFRRTQTLLAGIEIVSMLRKGQYFQPTGKPLSPAAMFYHLVA; this is encoded by the coding sequence ATGTCTTTAATTCGCAACGCCTTCAAGCGTCTCCATTATCCGACTGATATTATGGCTCAGTGTGTTCGTGGGTACTTAGCTTATGCCTTGAGCTTACGTAATCTCGAAGAGATGATGGCTGAACGCGGTATTGAGGTCGATCATTCAACGTGGCACCGTTGGGTAACTCGCTTAGTTCCGTTATTGGATAACGCCTTTCGGCGGCACAAACGTCCCGTGGGTCGCCGATGGCGCATGGATGAAACCTATATCAACATCAAAGGGCAATGGAAATATCTCTATCGTGCCGTTGATACCGGCGGACAAACAATTGATTTCCTGCTGACTGCCAATCGCGATGCTGCCGCAGCACGGCGCTTTTTTCGCAGAGCCATTCGCCATCACGGCGAACCTGAAAGGGTGACGATCGACAAAAGTAGCGCTAACACAGCAGCCCGGGAAGCGCTTAATAGGGGTAAACCTGAAGAAGAAGCCATTGTGGTGCGACAAAATAAATACCTCAATAATTTAATCGAGCAAGATCATCGCAATATCAAACGACGAATACGTTCGATGCTCGGGTTTAAATCGTTTCGTCGGACCCAAACGCTGTTAGCGGGCATTGAAATTGTATCCATGTTACGCAAAGGACAATATTTTCAACCAACAGGAAAGCCCTTATCACCGGCAGCCATGTTTTATCATTTAGTTGCCTAA